From the genome of Muricauda sp. SCSIO 64092, one region includes:
- a CDS encoding dipeptide epimerase — protein MKKRFPLRISRGVRDGQHNLFVSVSDGTYVGLGETSPGASEGAATAEEAQAHLERFVKDTLDLSSPQIVYDMAIASGIAPCALAALDIALWDLKAKQAQMPLYQLLGFSKPSKPTSITLGIMAPEEAKERLPLILEQDGIRTLKVKLGNPEGIEADKAMYREVLAYHKSYPISIRVDANGGWNVEDAIHMMKWLADRECGYVEQPLKEGEETSLPELYKNRPLPIFVDESCRFATDIPKWAHAVDGVNMKLMKCGGVTGALRIIATANAFGLKTMIGCMGETSISIAAGAAVSGILDHIDLDSHLNLNPDPCEGAPLINEITMPLDVPGHGGKFKI, from the coding sequence TTGAAGAAAAGATTTCCCCTACGCATTAGCCGGGGTGTCCGGGATGGGCAGCACAATCTATTTGTTTCGGTTTCCGATGGAACTTATGTTGGCCTGGGAGAGACCTCCCCGGGAGCCTCCGAAGGGGCAGCTACGGCCGAAGAAGCACAGGCACATTTGGAACGGTTTGTAAAGGATACATTGGATTTGTCAAGTCCACAAATCGTATACGATATGGCAATTGCCTCCGGAATAGCGCCCTGCGCCCTTGCGGCATTGGATATAGCCCTTTGGGACCTAAAAGCAAAGCAAGCACAAATGCCCCTGTATCAATTATTGGGATTTTCAAAACCAAGTAAGCCCACCTCCATTACTTTGGGGATAATGGCCCCTGAAGAGGCCAAAGAGCGCTTGCCCCTTATTTTGGAACAGGATGGAATTCGTACACTAAAAGTGAAATTGGGAAATCCAGAGGGGATAGAAGCGGATAAAGCCATGTACCGGGAAGTATTGGCCTACCACAAAAGCTACCCCATCTCCATTCGTGTGGATGCCAATGGCGGCTGGAACGTTGAAGACGCCATACATATGATGAAATGGCTCGCCGATAGGGAGTGTGGATATGTTGAACAACCCTTAAAAGAGGGCGAGGAAACCTCTTTGCCGGAGCTTTACAAAAACCGGCCCTTACCCATTTTTGTTGATGAAAGCTGCCGTTTTGCTACGGATATTCCCAAATGGGCCCATGCCGTGGACGGCGTGAATATGAAATTGATGAAGTGCGGCGGAGTCACCGGTGCATTACGCATCATTGCCACGGCCAATGCCTTTGGACTAAAAACCATGATTGGCTGTATGGGGGAAACCTCCATATCCATTGCCGCGGGAGCTGCGGTTTCAGGAATATTAGATCATATTGACCTGGATTCCCATCTCAACCTAAATCCCGATCCCTGCGAAGGCGCACCCCTGATCAATGAAATTACCATGCCCCTGGATGTTCCCGGACATGGTGGCAAATTCAAAATATAG
- a CDS encoding translation initiation factor has translation MDLKDQLKNLFPDHVPHETGQEGEKKTGFWLQDEPIICKYEKRKGKPVTILEGYNGAPSDFKKLTKSLQTLLGVGGSHKNETIIIQGDFRDKIMEFLTDKGFSVKRVGG, from the coding sequence ATGGATCTAAAGGACCAACTTAAAAACCTTTTTCCGGACCATGTACCCCATGAAACCGGGCAGGAAGGGGAAAAAAAGACGGGGTTTTGGTTACAGGACGAGCCCATTATTTGCAAATACGAAAAACGAAAAGGAAAACCGGTAACCATTTTGGAAGGATACAATGGGGCACCCTCCGATTTCAAAAAACTGACCAAATCCCTGCAAACCTTATTGGGGGTTGGAGGGAGCCATAAAAACGAAACCATTATTATTCAGGGCGATTTTCGGGATAAGATCATGGAATTCCTAACCGATAAAGGATTTTCCGTAAAACGGGTTGGAGGGTAG
- a CDS encoding substrate-binding domain-containing protein, producing MKTVNVCGVPEHFNLPWHFAIEEGAFKERGIDVVWKDVPEGTGKMGKLLQNGETDLAIILTDGIVKSISEGNPSKIVQAYVASPLLWGIHVDGKGNLQTIQELEGKRAAISRYGSGSHLMAFVHAQSQGWDTTELKFEVIDHLNGAIKALNEGKADYFMWEHFTTKPLVDEGTFKRLGDCPTPWPCFVIAGNLHFLENNRTLVQHILEVINNYTLEFKQIPSIDRTFANSYGQRLEDIREWLSLTVWSQQPLSADILEHVLEKLESLGLLSGAIMPSDIIWEH from the coding sequence ATGAAAACAGTTAACGTCTGCGGTGTTCCGGAACATTTTAACCTCCCTTGGCATTTTGCCATTGAGGAAGGGGCCTTTAAAGAAAGGGGAATTGACGTAGTTTGGAAGGATGTTCCCGAAGGAACGGGGAAGATGGGTAAACTGCTACAAAACGGCGAAACGGATTTGGCCATTATCCTTACCGACGGTATCGTAAAGAGCATCTCCGAAGGAAACCCAAGCAAGATTGTACAAGCCTACGTAGCATCCCCCCTACTCTGGGGAATTCATGTGGATGGGAAAGGTAATCTGCAAACCATCCAAGAACTTGAGGGGAAAAGGGCCGCCATTAGTAGGTATGGCAGTGGAAGCCATTTAATGGCATTTGTACACGCCCAAAGCCAGGGGTGGGATACCACAGAACTGAAATTTGAGGTAATCGATCACCTGAATGGGGCCATCAAGGCCTTGAATGAGGGAAAGGCCGACTATTTCATGTGGGAACACTTTACAACAAAGCCATTGGTTGATGAAGGTACCTTTAAAAGGCTTGGAGACTGCCCTACGCCATGGCCTTGTTTTGTTATAGCTGGAAACCTGCACTTTTTGGAAAATAATAGGACATTGGTACAGCACATTTTGGAAGTCATCAATAATTATACGTTGGAATTTAAACAGATACCAAGTATCGATAGAACTTTTGCCAATAGCTATGGTCAGCGTTTGGAGGACATCAGGGAATGGTTATCCTTAACGGTTTGGTCACAACAACCGCTTTCTGCGGACATATTGGAGCATGTTTTGGAAAAATTGGAATCATTGGGCCTTCTAAGCGGGGCCATCATGCCTTCCGATATTATTTGGGAACACTAA
- a CDS encoding nucleoside phosphorylase, translating to MPIGESELILNADGSIYHLNLLPEDIAPTVIVVGDPNRVQQVSRYFDTIELKKQKREFLTHTGMLNGKRLTVLSTGIGTGNIDIVLNELDALVNIDFSTREIKPTGNTLDIVRIGTSGALQPDIPVDSFLLSHYAIGLDGILHFYEKEHVEIDEMTQSLIAHLGWTEKGIVPYTTICHQELEKQLESNRIRLGMTLTNAGFYGPQGRELRLKQKLTDFHSKLASFRYQDKSITNLEMETATIYGLSRLLGHRAVSLNAILANRPLGTFSKNPLKMVDSLIKLSLELLT from the coding sequence ATGCCCATTGGCGAGTCCGAGCTGATTTTGAATGCTGATGGTAGCATTTATCATCTAAACCTACTTCCGGAGGATATTGCCCCTACGGTCATTGTTGTGGGTGACCCCAACCGCGTTCAACAGGTATCCCGGTATTTTGACACTATCGAGCTCAAAAAGCAAAAGCGGGAGTTCCTAACACATACGGGTATGCTCAATGGGAAAAGATTGACCGTGCTTTCCACAGGTATAGGTACCGGAAATATTGATATCGTTTTGAACGAATTGGACGCTTTGGTCAATATTGATTTTTCAACGCGTGAAATCAAACCAACTGGCAACACCCTTGATATTGTTCGTATCGGCACCTCAGGTGCACTACAGCCCGATATCCCCGTGGATTCCTTTTTATTGTCCCATTATGCCATTGGATTGGACGGTATTCTCCATTTCTACGAGAAGGAGCATGTGGAAATTGATGAAATGACCCAATCCTTAATTGCCCATTTGGGTTGGACGGAGAAAGGCATTGTTCCCTATACCACAATATGCCATCAAGAACTGGAAAAACAATTAGAATCAAATCGTATACGATTGGGAATGACCCTCACCAATGCTGGGTTTTACGGCCCACAGGGGCGGGAATTACGCCTAAAACAAAAATTGACGGACTTCCATTCCAAATTGGCTTCATTTCGCTACCAGGACAAATCCATTACCAATTTGGAAATGGAAACGGCCACCATTTATGGACTCTCCAGGCTCCTTGGTCATAGGGCAGTGTCCCTGAATGCCATCCTGGCCAATCGGCCTTTGGGGACCTTCTCAAAAAATCCCCTAAAAATGGTGGATTCCCTGATCAAACTAAGTTTGGAACTCCTTACTTAA
- a CDS encoding uracil-DNA glycosylase, with the protein MGVQIEPSWKAQLQSEFEKDYFVALTHFVKKEYQTTTCYPKGRDIFAAFDHCPFYGTKVVIIGQDPYHGPNQANGLCFSVKDGIPHPPSLVNIFKEIKVDVGTPYPTSGNLERWASQGVLLLNATLTVRAHQAGSHQNKGWERFTDAVIQTVSNNLQGVVFLLWGGFAKKKAALINTSKHYILTSGHPSPLSANRGLWFGNGHFGKTNELLGQMGKSLITW; encoded by the coding sequence ATGGGCGTACAAATTGAACCATCTTGGAAAGCGCAACTGCAAAGTGAGTTTGAGAAAGACTATTTTGTGGCGTTGACCCACTTTGTAAAAAAAGAGTATCAAACCACTACGTGTTATCCCAAGGGAAGGGATATTTTTGCCGCATTTGACCATTGCCCCTTCTATGGGACCAAAGTGGTCATTATTGGACAAGATCCCTATCACGGGCCCAATCAGGCGAATGGTCTTTGTTTTTCCGTTAAGGATGGAATTCCGCATCCACCGTCCCTGGTCAATATTTTTAAGGAGATAAAAGTAGATGTTGGGACCCCTTATCCCACAAGTGGAAATTTGGAGCGTTGGGCTTCACAGGGGGTACTGCTCCTAAACGCCACATTGACCGTGAGGGCCCACCAAGCGGGAAGTCATCAAAACAAGGGATGGGAACGGTTCACGGATGCTGTAATCCAAACGGTTTCCAATAATTTGCAAGGAGTGGTCTTTTTACTTTGGGGTGGTTTTGCAAAAAAGAAGGCGGCATTGATCAATACCTCCAAGCATTATATTCTTACATCCGGACACCCTTCCCCCTTAAGTGCCAACAGGGGGCTTTGGTTTGGAAACGGCCACTTTGGTAAAACCAATGAACTCTTAGGACAAATGGGAAAATCGTTGATAACATGGTGA
- a CDS encoding alpha-hydroxy acid oxidase: MSYNKKLEYYSNTYPKIVDIAQKAKKRIPNVAWEYLDSGTGDESLLQANRNAFEKIRFLPRFCKGFLEARIETELFGQKYSAPIGIAPVGLTGLLWPKVEQYLALTANRMQIPYCLSTVATETPETIGPKVGDMGWFQLYPPKDKDVRDSLLDRARNSGFRTLVVTADVPMASRRERSKKAGLAIPPKITTKLIWQGITNPIWGYHTIRRGLPRLRTVEHYTNTNDMKFVSGFVGNRLGGTLDWEYCKELRDIWEGPIVLKGILNPDDASKAVEIGLDGIYVSNHGGRQFNGAVPAIEALPGIVETVKGKVPILFDSGIRTGLDAMRALYLGADFVFVGRPFIHGVCALGKYGSDHVAHILMDDLKNNMVQLGAKTVEEVRKAVIYKS, encoded by the coding sequence GTGTCCTATAACAAGAAATTGGAATATTATTCAAATACGTATCCCAAAATTGTGGATATCGCCCAAAAAGCCAAAAAACGTATTCCAAATGTGGCTTGGGAATACCTTGATTCCGGAACAGGGGACGAAAGTCTGTTGCAAGCCAATCGAAACGCTTTTGAAAAGATTCGTTTTTTGCCCAGGTTTTGCAAAGGTTTCCTGGAAGCACGTATTGAAACCGAACTTTTTGGCCAAAAATACAGCGCTCCAATAGGAATTGCCCCTGTTGGATTGACAGGATTACTATGGCCCAAAGTAGAACAGTACCTGGCCTTAACGGCCAATCGAATGCAAATCCCGTATTGCTTAAGTACGGTGGCTACGGAAACCCCGGAAACCATTGGCCCAAAAGTTGGGGATATGGGTTGGTTTCAGTTGTATCCACCAAAGGATAAAGATGTCCGGGATTCCTTGTTGGACCGGGCCAGGAATTCAGGTTTCCGTACGCTGGTGGTTACCGCGGACGTCCCAATGGCCAGTAGGCGTGAGCGTAGCAAAAAGGCTGGGCTGGCCATTCCACCCAAGATCACCACCAAACTGATTTGGCAAGGCATCACCAACCCTATATGGGGTTATCATACGATTCGGAGGGGATTGCCCAGACTAAGAACCGTGGAACATTACACCAATACTAACGATATGAAGTTTGTTAGTGGATTTGTTGGCAATCGATTGGGTGGTACGTTGGACTGGGAGTATTGCAAGGAATTACGGGATATTTGGGAGGGACCCATAGTGCTCAAGGGGATCCTAAATCCAGATGATGCCTCAAAAGCTGTTGAAATAGGATTGGATGGCATTTATGTTTCCAACCATGGAGGGAGACAGTTTAACGGTGCTGTTCCTGCCATTGAAGCATTGCCCGGCATTGTTGAAACCGTAAAAGGAAAGGTACCCATACTGTTCGATAGTGGCATACGTACAGGATTGGACGCCATGCGTGCGCTATATCTTGGGGCCGATTTTGTTTTTGTCGGTAGACCGTTTATCCATGGCGTATGCGCATTGGGAAAATACGGGAGTGATCATGTAGCCCATATCCTCATGGACGATCTAAAGAACAATATGGTGCAATTGGGCGCAAAAACCGTGGAAGAGGTTCGCAAAGCGGTGATATACAAAAGTTAG
- a CDS encoding DUF1835 domain-containing protein, whose protein sequence is MKSLLHITNGDSFTERLKTLPFKGDIVTWREMLCEGKTLSSVGSESFWKTRFEFLNKNYRISKSWFVEKTLKEYRSLCSHKQQDQIVLWFEYDLFCQINMLAVLSWLKTYRRHAEISLVCSGKEDNTERLYGLNELSDEQLTEIYERRIILSQDDIEYADYVWQLYCSDNPMRLENLADFDSFQFKYLSEAIQAHLQRFPTIKNGLNAVENTVLGVAREQKPKSKRDLIGKILQNQGFYGFGDSQYERMITTLKPLFSSFNPVRLSTKGKAILEKRENYYSQLRDEDYYLGGALKYNFLYNTETDRILKL, encoded by the coding sequence ATGAAATCACTGTTGCACATTACCAACGGGGATAGTTTCACCGAAAGATTAAAAACGCTTCCCTTTAAAGGTGACATTGTTACCTGGAGGGAGATGCTATGTGAAGGTAAAACACTCAGTAGCGTAGGTAGTGAATCATTCTGGAAAACGAGATTTGAGTTTTTGAACAAAAACTACCGCATCAGCAAATCCTGGTTCGTAGAGAAAACCTTGAAGGAATACCGTTCCCTGTGCAGTCACAAGCAACAAGACCAAATTGTACTTTGGTTTGAATATGACCTATTTTGCCAGATCAATATGCTCGCGGTCCTTAGCTGGCTCAAAACCTATAGGCGTCACGCGGAAATCTCATTGGTCTGCAGTGGAAAGGAGGACAATACCGAACGGCTTTATGGACTCAATGAACTTTCGGACGAGCAGCTCACCGAGATTTATGAGCGACGTATCATTTTATCCCAAGATGATATTGAATACGCCGATTACGTTTGGCAATTGTACTGCAGCGACAATCCTATGCGACTGGAGAACTTGGCTGATTTTGACAGCTTCCAATTTAAGTATCTTTCCGAAGCGATACAGGCACATTTACAGCGTTTTCCAACGATAAAGAATGGTCTTAACGCTGTTGAAAACACTGTTTTGGGCGTCGCAAGGGAACAAAAACCAAAGTCCAAAAGGGATTTGATCGGTAAAATACTTCAAAACCAAGGCTTTTACGGTTTTGGGGACTCCCAGTACGAACGGATGATTACCACCTTAAAGCCCCTATTTTCCTCTTTTAACCCTGTACGTTTATCCACCAAGGGAAAAGCGATTTTGGAAAAGAGGGAAAACTACTATTCCCAGTTAAGGGACGAGGACTATTATTTGGGAGGTGCCCTTAAATACAATTTCCTTTACAATACAGAAACCGATCGTATTTTAAAACTGTAA
- a CDS encoding response regulator, with product MGKPRSVLLVDDDNTTNFLNTFFVKQVDSSIEINVVGNGQEAIDFLTSNGKADLMPCLLILDTNMPVMNGWEFLEAFEEKFDSTLKKNIVIVMLTSLDIDHAVQRAMDMPNVSDTAQKPLSDLQFRALIKKHFY from the coding sequence GTGGGCAAGCCTAGATCTGTTTTATTGGTGGATGATGATAATACCACAAATTTCCTCAATACATTTTTTGTCAAGCAGGTGGACTCTTCCATTGAAATCAACGTAGTGGGCAATGGTCAGGAGGCAATCGATTTTTTAACTTCAAATGGAAAGGCCGACTTGATGCCGTGTTTGCTCATTTTGGATACGAATATGCCGGTAATGAATGGTTGGGAATTTTTGGAGGCATTTGAAGAAAAGTTTGATTCGACCCTCAAAAAGAACATTGTAATCGTGATGTTGACCTCTTTGGATATTGACCATGCGGTACAACGGGCCATGGATATGCCCAATGTTTCCGATACGGCTCAAAAGCCGCTTTCCGATTTACAGTTTCGGGCCCTTATCAAGAAACATTTTTATTAG
- a CDS encoding DUF1611 domain-containing protein, giving the protein MFEHHQKLAIFMEGALDNDSGKMGFGLMRFSKHPIVCVIDSNYKRKSVSEAVGLPYSIPVVATVDEAIQLEAEIMVLGIAPSGGRFPAEWDGPVSHALENGLSVINGLHDDLNARFGHLVKQNTIWDVRKPQHAYPIATAKATELKNQRILMVGTDMAAGKMTAGLELYAALREKGVKVGFVPTGQIGITLMGNGIPLDAIKVDQAAGAVEQAVLEQAHNDIIIIEGQGSLAHPGSTATLPLMRGSQPTHLIMCHKAAYSHLRYPVSHIPIPPLDEFIQLNEAVAKVCGSQNTAKTIGIALNTVGLNASEAEKKMEEIESSTKLPATDVVRFGVEKLVNAILKS; this is encoded by the coding sequence ATGTTTGAACACCACCAGAAACTTGCCATTTTTATGGAAGGTGCGCTGGATAATGACTCCGGCAAAATGGGATTTGGGCTTATGCGTTTCTCCAAACATCCCATTGTTTGTGTGATTGATTCCAATTACAAAAGAAAATCCGTCTCGGAAGCTGTAGGGCTCCCCTATTCCATTCCAGTTGTGGCCACCGTGGATGAAGCCATCCAATTGGAGGCTGAAATAATGGTATTGGGAATCGCCCCAAGTGGCGGTCGTTTTCCGGCAGAATGGGATGGCCCGGTTTCCCATGCCCTGGAAAATGGCCTTTCCGTGATCAATGGCCTTCATGACGACCTCAATGCCCGCTTTGGACATTTAGTGAAGCAGAATACCATCTGGGATGTTCGTAAGCCGCAACACGCTTATCCCATCGCAACGGCAAAAGCGACCGAACTGAAGAACCAACGGATTTTAATGGTTGGTACGGATATGGCAGCCGGTAAAATGACGGCCGGTCTGGAGCTGTATGCCGCCCTAAGGGAAAAAGGCGTAAAAGTTGGGTTTGTCCCTACAGGGCAGATTGGTATTACACTCATGGGCAATGGGATTCCATTGGATGCCATTAAAGTGGACCAAGCGGCCGGCGCCGTTGAACAGGCTGTTTTGGAACAAGCCCATAATGACATTATCATCATTGAAGGACAAGGTTCCTTGGCACATCCCGGTAGTACGGCCACCCTGCCCCTCATGCGGGGATCACAGCCCACACATCTCATAATGTGCCATAAGGCCGCCTATTCCCATCTACGTTATCCAGTTTCCCATATTCCCATACCCCCATTGGATGAGTTCATTCAACTGAATGAAGCCGTTGCCAAGGTTTGCGGTTCCCAAAATACGGCAAAGACCATTGGGATTGCCCTAAATACAGTAGGGTTGAATGCATCTGAAGCAGAAAAAAAGATGGAGGAAATTGAAAGCAGTACAAAATTGCCCGCAACGGACGTCGTTCGTTTTGGTGTGGAGAAATTGGTCAATGCCATTTTAAAATCATAA
- the ppk1 gene encoding polyphosphate kinase 1 gives MERPLKNRDINWLYFNERVLLEADNKDVPLLERLKFLAIFSSNLDEYFKVRISQLRQLKNVDKKLRKKLVLKPNKKLKFILKTVAKQQELFGRIIARTLGELRKHQIFIRQTTELNNTQKEYIGQLFDTEIAQHCTIIDVLNYANLEDGELYLVLSLGERDFSVINIPTKACGRFFEIPGEGHNYLFLDDIIKMNAHKLVPHQTILGAYSIKMSRDAELYLEDDYTNTELVEKIYQSLGKRQSGQPTRLLYDGNMPEALKSSITESLDLGEADMVLGGKYHNMSDFFSFPIPPDQSHLSYEERAPLPHPILSFTDDIFESILKKDQLVHFPYQEFGMVENFVRSAAESPTVRSIKMSLYRIAKTSALTDSLLRALKNGKEVVLFVEAQARFDEQNNIKWGRIFEQHGATVLYSVPNIKVHSKVALVERVVEGEVQRFAFIGTGNFNAKTAKIYCDHGLFTANAQITKDLNQVFKVLERKLIIPKLKYLLVSPFTTRITFLDLIQQEIAHVRAGRTGKITIKMNSLEDSKMIKALYRASEAGVEIRLLVRGFCCLLPRSNEEMAKGERPIHITSIVDRYLEHGRIYLFENGGAEIMYIGSADWMTRNLDRRIEVLTPILDKEIFQELKDILDLQLNDTIKARVLDGEDSNKKVQGRIGEPGLRSQYAIYDYLKTKLNENS, from the coding sequence ATGGAAAGACCCCTTAAAAATCGGGATATCAATTGGCTGTATTTTAACGAACGTGTCTTGTTGGAAGCTGACAACAAAGATGTCCCCCTTTTGGAGCGGTTAAAATTCCTGGCCATTTTTTCCTCAAATTTGGACGAATATTTCAAAGTAAGGATTTCACAGTTGCGGCAGTTGAAAAATGTGGATAAAAAGCTACGGAAGAAACTGGTACTCAAACCCAACAAAAAATTAAAGTTTATCCTAAAGACGGTTGCAAAACAACAAGAACTTTTTGGGCGTATTATAGCAAGGACCTTAGGGGAACTTAGGAAACATCAAATATTCATACGACAAACCACAGAACTGAACAATACCCAAAAAGAATATATAGGGCAATTATTCGATACCGAGATAGCCCAGCATTGTACAATCATTGATGTTCTGAATTACGCCAATCTGGAAGATGGGGAGTTGTACCTGGTCCTGTCTCTGGGCGAAAGGGATTTTTCGGTTATCAATATACCCACAAAGGCCTGCGGTCGTTTTTTTGAGATTCCCGGGGAGGGACACAATTACCTTTTTTTGGATGATATCATTAAAATGAACGCCCATAAATTGGTGCCGCATCAAACCATTTTGGGCGCGTATTCCATAAAAATGTCCAGGGATGCTGAGCTGTACCTTGAGGATGACTATACGAACACCGAATTAGTGGAAAAAATATACCAATCGTTGGGCAAACGGCAATCCGGACAACCTACGCGTTTGCTTTACGATGGAAACATGCCCGAAGCTTTAAAAAGCAGCATTACAGAGTCGCTGGATCTGGGGGAAGCAGATATGGTATTGGGAGGAAAATACCACAATATGTCCGATTTTTTTAGCTTTCCCATCCCTCCCGACCAAAGCCATTTGTCCTACGAAGAAAGGGCACCCCTACCGCACCCTATTCTCTCTTTTACAGATGATATTTTTGAAAGCATCCTTAAAAAAGACCAATTGGTCCATTTTCCTTACCAGGAATTTGGCATGGTGGAGAACTTTGTCCGTTCCGCAGCGGAATCACCTACCGTTCGAAGCATAAAAATGTCCCTTTATAGGATTGCAAAGACTTCGGCATTGACCGATTCCTTGCTAAGAGCATTAAAAAACGGAAAGGAAGTGGTTCTTTTTGTAGAGGCACAAGCCAGGTTTGATGAGCAGAACAATATCAAATGGGGCCGAATTTTTGAACAGCATGGCGCAACCGTACTCTACAGCGTTCCAAACATTAAAGTGCATTCCAAGGTTGCCTTGGTAGAACGGGTCGTTGAAGGGGAGGTACAACGTTTTGCCTTTATAGGTACGGGTAATTTTAATGCAAAGACCGCAAAAATCTACTGTGATCATGGCCTTTTTACCGCCAATGCCCAAATAACCAAGGATTTGAACCAGGTATTTAAAGTATTGGAACGCAAGTTGATCATTCCCAAATTAAAATACTTATTGGTGTCACCTTTCACGACCAGGATTACCTTTTTGGATTTGATCCAACAGGAAATTGCCCATGTTCGTGCCGGCAGAACGGGGAAAATTACCATTAAGATGAATAGTCTGGAAGATTCCAAAATGATCAAAGCATTGTACCGGGCCAGTGAGGCAGGAGTGGAAATTAGGCTATTGGTCCGTGGGTTTTGCTGTTTGCTGCCAAGGTCCAATGAAGAAATGGCCAAGGGTGAAAGGCCCATACATATCACCAGCATCGTTGACCGTTATTTGGAACATGGTAGGATTTATCTGTTTGAAAATGGTGGAGCCGAAATCATGTATATTGGTTCGGCGGATTGGATGACAAGGAATTTGGACAGGAGAATAGAAGTACTGACCCCTATCCTGGATAAGGAGATTTTTCAAGAGCTTAAGGATATTTTGGATCTGCAGCTCAACGATACCATAAAAGCAAGGGTTCTAGACGGGGAGGATAGCAATAAAAAAGTACAGGGAAGGATTGGGGAACCTGGATTACGGTCACAATATGCCATTTACGATTATCTAAAAACAAAACTGAATGAAAACAGTTAA
- a CDS encoding glycosyltransferase encodes MKRLLVIGHIWPEPTTTAAGNRMLQLLRAFLDRDYEITFASVAVRTEYSHDLTAMGIEEVSIKLNHSSFEDLAKKKNPDIVVFDRFMVEEQFGWRIAESCPNALRVSNTEDLHSLREYREVCLKRDSTFTAMDWLQKDKTKREVASIFRSDLTLLVSSFEKSLLQGATGISESLLWCLPFMLEEISEAHRAIWPSFEERLDFISYGNGKHAPNVDSFTYLKKIIWPMIRRELPETRLHIYGAYLPQQVKDMHRPKDGILVHGWISDLEKKVEQARMVLAPLRFGAGIKGKLAVAMQCGTPSITTDIGKEGMAMSSAWAGFIADDPKDFAQRAVALYQEKRIWQEAQKKGIQLINTNYNRELLAEKLFKKVNLMLQNLEDHRNKNIIGTLLRHQTMNATKYMGKWIEEKNKKS; translated from the coding sequence ATGAAAAGACTTCTTGTCATTGGCCATATTTGGCCCGAGCCTACCACCACTGCTGCGGGAAATCGGATGCTACAGCTTTTGAGGGCTTTTTTGGACAGGGATTATGAAATTACTTTTGCTTCGGTAGCGGTACGGACCGAATACTCCCATGACCTGACCGCAATGGGCATTGAAGAAGTATCCATAAAGCTCAATCATAGCAGTTTTGAAGATTTGGCCAAAAAGAAAAACCCGGATATTGTGGTGTTTGACCGATTCATGGTCGAGGAACAATTTGGTTGGCGAATAGCTGAAAGCTGCCCAAATGCCTTAAGGGTGTCGAATACCGAAGATTTACATTCCCTAAGGGAATATCGGGAAGTCTGCTTGAAAAGGGACAGCACATTTACCGCAATGGATTGGCTGCAAAAGGATAAGACCAAACGTGAAGTGGCCAGTATCTTCCGTTCAGATTTGACCTTATTGGTATCCTCTTTTGAAAAAAGCCTCCTCCAAGGGGCAACGGGAATAAGCGAAAGCCTTTTGTGGTGTTTGCCCTTTATGCTTGAAGAAATAAGTGAGGCACACAGGGCTATTTGGCCCAGTTTTGAGGAGCGTTTGGACTTCATTTCCTACGGCAATGGAAAACATGCTCCCAATGTGGATTCCTTTACCTATCTAAAAAAGATTATCTGGCCGATGATCAGAAGGGAATTGCCCGAAACAAGACTCCATATATATGGGGCTTACCTGCCACAACAAGTCAAGGACATGCACCGGCCGAAAGATGGGATTTTGGTCCATGGTTGGATCTCGGATTTGGAAAAAAAAGTGGAACAGGCCCGTATGGTGTTGGCTCCCTTGCGTTTTGGTGCTGGAATTAAAGGAAAATTGGCTGTGGCCATGCAATGTGGTACACCCAGCATAACTACGGATATAGGAAAAGAAGGAATGGCCATGAGCTCGGCCTGGGCCGGTTTTATCGCTGATGACCCCAAGGATTTTGCCCAACGGGCCGTAGCACTCTATCAAGAAAAAAGGATTTGGCAAGAGGCCCAAAAAAAAGGAATACAACTTATCAATACCAACTATAATCGGGAACTTCTGGCAGAAAAGCTTTTCAAAAAAGTGAACCTAATGCTACAAAACCTTGAGGATCATCGGAATAAAAATATAATAGGCACCTTATTGCGCCATCAAACCATGAACGCCACAAAATATATGGGGAAGTGGATCGAGGAAAAAAATAAAAAAAGCTAA